One segment of Chionomys nivalis chromosome 3, mChiNiv1.1, whole genome shotgun sequence DNA contains the following:
- the LOC130872067 gene encoding 40S ribosomal protein S29-like, with product MGYQQLYWSHPQKFGQGSRSCRVCSNHHGLIRKYGLNMCRQCFWQYAKDISFIKLD from the coding sequence ATGGGTTACCAGCAGCTGTACTGGAGTCACCCGCAGAAGTTCGGCCAGGGATCCCGCTCCTGCCGCGTCTGCTCAAACCACCACGGTCTGATCCGGAAATATGGGCTGAACATGTGCCGCCAGTGTTTCTGGCAGTACGCAAAGGACATCAGCTTCATTAAGTTGGACTAA